A region of the Drosophila subpulchrella strain 33 F10 #4 breed RU33 chromosome 3L, RU_Dsub_v1.1 Primary Assembly, whole genome shotgun sequence genome:
CCCGCCGCACAGAACACCTTCATGTGCGGCGAGGCCTCCGCCAGGGGATTACAGTAGACGGGAACGGGTACACCACCCGAATGACGATTGGGATTCGCCTCCTGGCTGGCCTTGTTAATCGGCAAACTCCAACCGTAGGCGTGCAGACGGCCATCCTCCTTTTGGACATGGGCGCGAAGCTGGCGGTACTGTTCCCGCCTCCTCGCACTGATCCTCTCGGAGCTGCCCTCCTCGCCGTAGTCTTTCGGCATGATGAGGGCGTTGGCAAGACCAGCGCTGGCCGGATGCACTGGCGGCTGGCCGCTGGTTAGGGCAAGGCGATTGTCGCCACCTCCACCTCCTCGGCTGGGGGATCCGTGGCTGTGGGCAGGGCTTCCTCCGCCGGTATGACGAAACATCGGCCCCCCTCCGAGACCGTCCGCAACGCGTTCCGTTGGGCGGTTGGAGGGGCTGTTCATAAGAAATTAATATTAACAATAATTTATGCAAAGTACATTGCTGGCAAACTCACGTAAAAAGATTACTAAAGTACTTCCAAATGCTCTGTTTTGACTTCCTGTCCAAATTATCTACGGTGCGTGAGGCTCGGAGTATTTCTGTGAGACGCACTGCCTCCTGCAGCTCCATCAAGCGCTCCTTGTACTGGTTACGCTCCATCAGCACCATGGCCATCTCCACGCGGGTGAATCTCTTGCGCTGGGCCAGCGGCACATCGTTCTCCTCTTGCTCGGTGTCTAAAATGGGATGGGAAACAACCAGGTTTATTTCTGGGAAACCCCTTGATAAGATTGGTATaactcactttgctgcttgacCTGCTCCTTGGCCTTTTTTAGCTCATCCTCCAGCTCGCTGATGCGCTGCCTCAACTTGGTCCTCGATTGTTGCATGGCATTGAGCTCCTCGCGAACGATTTCAACCTCTCCAGTAAGCTCATCCACTTTCACGATTAAATCGTCCTTGACAATATTGAGCGCATTTCTGTAAAGAGTAAGAATTTGGGATAATTGATTTTCTATTCCCCTTTGGGGACACATCATTTGGGACACTCACTTGGTGGCCAGCAGCTCATTGTTTTCCATTATGAGATTTTCCACCTCCTTGCCCATGCCTGAAAAATGATTGAGAGCTTTGTAAGTAATAGGTAATTGCTTGGGGGTTTCATCGACAAAACAAGTGTAAAAGCGTTAGGAAAATGCAAGTGAAACTCAAGTGTATGTTATGTGGAATATATGGATTTCGTTTTGTTAACTGATAGAtgctttaaattaaataaatgaaatcaGATAAATCTAAATAAATGTTGGTAACCTCCACAAATTGAAAACATCCAAATTGGAAGAAAATCCCAGAACCATatcaaaaataaactaaaaactaCCAAACTACAGAAATAATGGAAGAACTAAAACCAAATGATATGGCAGAATCAAAGTTCTAGGTCAGCCCAAACACCAAATTAAAGTAAAGAATAAGTTTTTGGATAATCTAATAGCGATGCTGGGCGATTTGGCAACTTACGATGCTACAAGGGCAATTATAATAGTTGAGGAGTTACTTTATCGATAGGAATGAGGGTGTTCGTAGCGCACTTTAGACTTACCAAAATAGTTGTCGTTAGCTTCAAAGGATACAATGCATAtatagttgttgttgttttgtggATTGTGTTTTAGTAATTGCAAGAGaaatttggtttttgtttgttgtggGAGGAAACAAAATGTTTTGGATTTGGGCAAGTAGAATTCGGCATAAAAGAAAGAGAAATTTTATTAGAGGTCTTgttataaaattttatttgttttttctaaatttttctAAGGCTCTCTAGCAGACTGGTACACTTTCGAGCTAATAATATCCAACAGTTATCACAAGGGAAATGCACACACAATACGCAAATAGTGAAGATCCTTAAAATCTCATTGTGGTGAGACTGTTTTTAGTCGAATCGCGCATGATATTTGATGTATTTACAGGTTATATAGATGAATCCATATATGTAGTAATTATATGGTGGTTGTGGCTGAGTTTCTTGTACTTGACTTTGCTCTTGCTGCTGTGGTTGATGGTCTTGAGTGGTTGAGTGGTACCTACCTGAGGACGCATACTCTCCGGGATGAACCCAGCTGCCTGAAGGGTTGGGTTCCACAAATGTATTGCGAAGTTTTGGTTTTTTCGGGATTTAGTGCACGGGAAGgcaaaaaaagaaggaagaaaAAGGATATTGGCATTGAGTACAGCTTATTTCAGTACGGTTTCAGGTGTCTAGATACAAGGATTTTAAATTTAGAGATCAGGTATTAAGATAtatccttttttaaaaatcccaTACTCAGACACTTTTGATTAGCAACATTTAGGGTGCTATAGAGTGGGCCCAAAAATCATATTCCTCTCATCTCACCTGTGACAATCTCATTCTCTTCGCTCTCCTCATTATCCTGGAAGGACAACTCTTGGTAGAGATTGTTATCCGAGCGCTGCTCCTTTTTGGTGGTCGAACGACCAACTGGGATGGGGGATTTGGATTGGGTTGTTCGGAGTTTCggttgtgttttttgttttgtttagtTGAGTtaacacaaaaatcaaaagaagaGAGGAAACATTAGTACGGTGAGCGGTTGAGTAGTGAGCAGAGGGATGGGATCCTTGGAATCCCTGCACCTACCATTTGTGGGCACATTTGGCACAACGGGACTGCTGTCGGGGCTCTGGGGCGAGGTGgcctggtgctgctgctgcagtgcATCGGTGGCAGCTCCACGTTCCACCGTTCCGCTCAGATTGTCCAGCTCATTTTGCAGCGACGGCGGCCCAGAGTCGTCGGACTGGCTACCCACACTGCAAATGGTCTCGGTGTCGAGCATCACCGAGTTCTCCAGCGAGGCGAAACCATAGGAAACGGGTCCCGAGCTGCGAGCCACGGGATTTAGCCTCGCCCGACTTACATCCATGCGATCGGAGGCGGTGCTCATTTGAGAGTGCGTCGAGCCCATCAGCATCTTGGTGCGTTCCATGTAGTCAACATGGTTCTTGAACAGCTCCGTGTAACGCTCGTGCAGTTTGTTGTACTCCTGAAGGAGGGTTTAAACGATACGTTTTAGAAAGGGAAAATCGCAATACTCTAACTGCCCACCTTCTTGAGATCCGCTTCCCGCTCTTCCAAGCGGCTGGCATGCTCCAGACTGTTTTTGTGCTTCAACTCCAGCATCCGCACAATGCTCTCCACCGACTCCAGACGCGTGGCCAGCTCCTTGTTCTCCTGCTCGGCCAGGTCCTCGGCCTCCAATAGCTATAGAAATACCATATCATATTTTTTGATGCCTCTACCATATGCCCATTTCAGTCACCTTCTGTTCGGACTGCTTGCGGGCGCTCTTTTCCCGCTCATATTGTGTCACCAGCTGCTCGTTGTCCTCGCGCAGCAGCTCCACCTCCACGTCCTGCTCCTGATTAATGCGATACGAGGCATCCAGGCACTCCAGCACGTTCACCAGCAGCGGCATCAGGTTCTTAACCACATCCTCGTCATAGCGATTGATCATCCGCTCGAACTCCTGATAAATGCTACCCGCCAGTTGTTGGACCTGCAAAATGGATGTGCATCAGTCGATTGGCTTTGATTTTGGCGAGTCAAAGGGACAATAAAGTGCAATTGATTAGTAGAAAACAGGAAGAACCTTTTTAAAACCCTTGCAAAGACATTAAAAAGTGTAAATCTATTCTAGGCTACTTTGCTAGGGTATTGAAAAGTTACCTTAGCAAATAAACTCCATATAGGTTTTCATTTACAAAACATTAAACATAATTACGCAAACGTAGAGACTAAGAAGTAAGGATAGGTAGAAACCACCCATTTAATGGCTTAATTAAATCGGTTAACATAATTGCGGTTTGTGGCCGCGGTTTTTATGAATGGAGAGCTCTTGAAAGATGATAAAAAGCCACCTGTCATGCATTTGGTTATTAAACACAGGTGGGAAACATGATTATTCCCGCTAAATAATGAAACCTAGAAAGGTTAAGGTTGACACCTTTCTGGCTTTAAGTTGTTAgtagaaaataataaacaaaacaaacaattgCAAGGCGTGAAATATGGTAGTTAGAAAACGcttaaaacaattaattatCGTGCATTTAAGTATCGGAATGTGAATAACAACAAAAAGAGTATAGGAAGGAAATTAAATAGACCACAAACGAAAAATTTGGATAACTCACGATGCTGACAACCTGTTCATTCTGAAATAGaaagaaaagaacaaaaacaaggTGTAAAGGACacataaaacaaaattttttaaaatttattaactcaaaattttgaaataaaaccCATAAGGTAAATAAGTGCTCGATGAATGGGTGAGTGCTGTGCAAATTATTTACGATAAATGTgttaaatgaaaattaaaattaaaacaatgtATACCATGGTTTTCCTCATTATAAATATTACCAAGTActtaaatcattttaaaagttgttaaacttttctatgtaatattttttaggaaGCATATGGCTATTTCTATATTATTTTATGGGGTTTTGCTGAAAGTCTTAGTTTTTAGATAGGGCTTACTAACATTTTCATTGCACTCCAACTACCTTCTCTTGAAAAACCCGTCATCCGCCCAAGGTTGGGCACACTTATAAGGCCAACTAGCTTGgttttcaaacattttttggcCAGACTTGTTTCACAAATAGTTTCTGCGCTTGTGGGGCCAACATACCAGTTTTCAGCGGAGTGCTTCCCGCTTGAAATCGCTGCGAACTCATTACTCAATTAACAGGTAGCTTATCAGCGACACATGTGCGCCAAGAACCAAGAATTGGGGAACCTGATGAGCTCATTTGGGAAGGGGAAGGAAATAGCACTTATATGAGTGTAAAATGTGACGGGGTGACCCCTCttatttaatttgcatagCCCGATTAAAGCTGGCGAAGCTGATAAAGTGCAAAATCAATCAGGGAATTGgggtgaaaaataaaaataaacttgaCTGCAGAGGTGGGGGAGTACATATATAAAGAGGCTACACTgtcaagaaaataaaattatattggCCTACAATGGAATCTATACAGATTGCAAAACGAACTTatattaaatttctttttttagatTAAAAACCAAGCCAACTAACCCATATCTTTATTAACTTTAAGATGATTTATAgtcatttcatttcattgtATCTACAAAAGAACTCCATTTAGTGTTCATAAAGTTTTCTTTCTCTGCAAAAGATTGCGTGAGGAGGTCATAAAATTTGAGGGCCGACTGACTGACTTTATTGATTTCTGGTCCCCGGCTTTTTACCCCATTTTGTTCTCTCTAACTCTCTTGCTCTACGCAATTTCTGGTTGCTATATTTCGCCAGTTTGAATGTCAATGACCAGCGACGTCAGCTGATGCATAATAAACAATTGTTGGATGCGTTTTTACATAATTAAGCGTATATGAAGAAAGAGATAGAAAAAGCGATGAGCAAAGAAACCATGTTTTTCTGCGATTGTATTTCCGCTTGGGACACTTTTATAGCCTCATTATCTcgtgtttgtgtttgtgttcCTTATACGAGTAGGGCTGAATGTTGATATTAAGGAGCAGAGGCCCAAGAACAGATTAAACCTACACATTGTGCGTTATCATATTTAAGGGAGAATCAGAAACGCCCGTATGAATCAGTGAGTAGTACAAATTAGTCAATTCTCTCATTTTTCTTACTAAATGTATACTAAAACTGAATAGGTATTTCCTTAGAATTTGAAATGGAAATATGTAGTACGATAAACAATTTATAGACCAGGACCTTGAATTAGCTAAAAACCACTCaatttatatgtataaatcAGGTCACTAAAAACCTTcataacaaattatagatCTTTTGTTTGAGATACTAAATTTGTTAGAAACTGGTCCTATAAACTTCCAGTCCCAAGTGAGAGTAAAAGTTTAAACTTATTTTCCATAAGATtatgttttataaaatgttttttttttagtttatgTACCTTATTAATGAAACTTTTACTGGAGTTATGGTAATTAAACTTCTTCCAAATGCATATCAGTCTAGCTAAAACCTTATGTAGATGAGTGACTTAAAAAAGGTGATATAAAAACTGATCTTATACTATCCCGTTCCAGGTGATCTAGTTATGTTTTTCTGTATAAGCAGAGTGAAATACCCATGAATGAGGGCTTTTGTGGATTGATAATCACCTTCTCCGACATGACCATGTTGTTGTCCTCGGTTCCGTAGACCGTTTCTGCCCCAGACTGTGGTCCTCCATTGTTGAGCAGGGCATCATCGTTGTCCATCATGATGAATGGGGTTTATGTGGGATCCAAAGATCTCTCTATCTCTTTATAAAGGGGGTTTCAATCTTTTGGGGAGGTTTGTGGGTGAAGGGTGGGGTGGTGCGGGGGGCGGTGCACTTGACTGCTGCTTGGGTCGTACGTCACGCGTTAACCGTTATGCAGGCAATGGCTTTTCAACCCCACcaatgcaacaacaacaaagtatagggggagagagagagatagagagagagagactccgacacaaacacacacacttgACTTTTCGATGATTTGTTTTGTGTCACTCGTATTTATATTTCGACCAGATCTCTAgtacatatatttaaataaattgcacttTAGCTGTTTCTGCGTGTCACTTTTTATTTGCGTTTTTCGTTTGCGCCCCTCTTCCGTCTCTTTTCCACCCATTCACAAAATTCGGTTGACTAGATTTCATCGTTTTTCGCGTCTGTTACTCGCTGCATTTTCGGCCAAGTTGCACACGAATTCCACTGCGCACGCCTCCGCGGCCATCCGGTGCGTACGATTGAGCATAAATTTTAACAATTATATGGATTTTCACAGCATTTTAGCAATAAATATTGGAACACTTTGCAGCGCAGCGACTGATGTGTGGGTGTAGTGTGACTGTGTGTGGGCAGAAATACCAGTCGTGTAACAGAGAAAATGTggtattttttattgtttactTATAAGGTCACACTCACTTactgttttaaaattattaactttttctgtttttcaatatttatgcTATATTCTTAAAAGGGAGAATGGTTGTAGGATAtacaaatttgtttaatttattttcgcACAAACCCTTAAAGGATTGGTTACATTCTTTGAAGGATAACATACTTTTCCTAATGTTATCTAAGTtgtttgtatttaaaaaattttataatttatacaaaagtatattaatttattgtaTATAGTATATTAAGCAAAcgaattaaaaactaaaattaaaaattaaataagcCAAATTGTGATCCATTCACAGTGGACTCTCTGATATCAGCCTATCGTTATCGAAAAGTGAGTTGGTATTTTTCCCACGCACGGTCACATTGCTTCAACGTCACGCCGTccagttgctgttgttgtttttttattaatttcgcCTGGATTTCCATTTATtcgaattaaaaaatggtttttgTGAAGAACTGGGAGGATTTCGAGATTGCTGCCGAAAATATGTACATGGCGAATCCCCAGAACTGTCGATACACGATGAAATACGTGCACTCCAAGGGCCACATACTGCTTAAAATGACAGACAACGTAAAGGTTTGGTCGGCTTTACCTTATCATCaaaaaacacatttttaataatgGATTTTCTAAACCCACAGTGTGTGCAGTACAAAGCGGAGAATATGCCGGATCTGAAGAAAATCGAGAAGATCACCAGCAATTTGGTGGGGCACATGGCCTCCAAGGAGTAAAACCCACAGAAGCACAAACAAACTTTTTGGCCACGGCGACACTTCTGcccacaaacaacaacaaacattcatatacatatgtaaatcAGCCAcaattgttgttgctttgCCCGGACaggtgtgtgcgtgtgtgtgtgccatcAACACCCGCAATTGAATTTAGTTTTTAAGCGCCAAATAGCCGTCAATTTTGAAATTCGAATGTGGCGATCAGAGTAGCTGCTCCTCAGCCTGCTTTCAAACGACATTTCATAAATGTCTGCTCTGTACACGTTGCGAATCGTCTGCGAATGGATATTATCCTCTTGGGGTCGAAATCCAGTCCGcaggcagcggcggcggcgcaaaatgttttcataaagtaaccatacgattttgtatttattgtaAAAGTCAATGGATCGTACACATTTCCATGAAATGATTCGCATGAAATAAACCAAGGGAATAATGTAGAACACAATGAAGCAAAGGAACCAGTTGGTGTTGtttattaatttcaattatttgGTGACTTGTGTGTGTTTCAATTTCAGTTAAATGCAATTGTTAAGTCAAATCTCTAGAACTCATCAGGCCAGAAACCATTTTAAATCTGTTACGATCCCCAAATATCCACGaatgttttataaattttattttttctgtttctAATAATACTAGTGATACAATTACTGGCAATTTGAAACTATTTACTGCATTTTAAGAAGTATTGACTTTTTGTAATTGTTTATATTAAGATCCTAAAAacgtatatttaaaaacattgtTAAAAACTTTCGGTAAAGATTAAACAAAGATCGTTAAATGCAAGTTTACTTCGAACTGCTGTTGCTTCCACGATTAGTTGGTGGCGATCTGATCCGAAGAAATGTTCCTACTAATTGTGCAAACATATTTAGCAGGATCTAAATGTTCTAATTTAAGTTAGCGATTTAAGTTAGTCCCAGGGACTGTTCATACAATTCGGATTCATAGATTTTCTCAGTGACTGACTTTAAAACTTGGTATAAATTTTCATAATACATGTATTGAAGCTTAAAATGTagcttattttttaaatgaccAATTTAAATACTTTCTAAAGTGGTGTGTGGTGTGGTAATGGCGCTGTCCGTACAATACAACTGTATTATGGGAAGAATCGAAAATTAATCACTACTGCCAATTCGGAAAGTAGcaaattttaaatagtttAGTTTTGGAAATATCAAGTTTCCTTTTGAGACAATTTATTTTTCGTTAATATAAGAAATGTTCTTAGTATAGGaattgaattaaaatttttttcggaGCATATCaaaagaatttattaaaatttccAACGAGAAGAGCGGGAGTAGTTGTCATTTAGAAAGGTTTTCCGAAGAACTCTTAATTGCCTAACCATTAAAGCGATTAAACAGCCCGAGCAAACAGTTAACAAGCCACCTGAAGGCAGCAGGAGGAACAGAAGAACCACCGATGGCGATGGGAACTGGAAATGGACAGCGGAATGGGATGCTGCTGGCTCACTTAATAATCCGAGAGCAAATATTGGTTATTTGCATGTGAGGCACTCGAGTTTATTTGCCGCAGGAGATTGACAGCAGCCCGCCGCGAAAGATTGATGGAACCGATGGCCACTATGGATTGGACATTGGGACATTGGGACACTGGGCTATTTGGAGATCGGTAGCCCAGAAGTGTTTGCCCAGAATGCAGAATGCACTCCGGCCGAGGTGGGATCCACCTGTTGGACGGGAGGCAACTCAGTAGCCACTTTGGATTAAGCCGGAGCGTTTGCTTGACCCACAGAGATCCGCTCGAGCGGACCTTTTGATCAGCCCTCCAGCCCTACAGTTGCAGCTCAAGCGGACTCCCCACTTGGCCATCCAGGCCGTTCGATTGAAGAAACCGTCCGTTTCCGGCAGCCATATCTCCACAGCCATAAGACAAGCTCATTTGGCTTCTGTTTGATGGAGATGGAGTTGGAGTTGGCTGGCGGAGATAGACGGATCCTCTGCCCGTCCCATCGGATGTTTGTGTTTGCCAGGCTTGTGCTTTTCGAATATGCCCCTGTGTTTTGA
Encoded here:
- the LOC119552890 gene encoding JNK-interacting protein 3 isoform X2, whose translation is MMDNDDALLNNGGPQSGAETVYGTEDNNMVMSEKNEQVQQLAGSIYQEFERMINRYDEDVVKNLMPLLVNVLECLDASYRINQEQDVEVELLREDNEQLVTQYEREKSARKQSEQKLLEAEDLAEQENKELATRLESVESIVRMLELKHKNSLEHASRLEEREADLKKEYNKLHERYTELFKNHVDYMERTKMLMGSTHSQMSTASDRMDVSRARLNPVARSSGPVSYGFASLENSVMLDTETICSVGSQSDDSGPPSLQNELDNLSGTVERGAATDALQQQHQATSPQSPDSSPVVPNVPTNVGRSTTKKEQRSDNNLYQELSFQDNEESEENEIVTGSWVHPGEYASSANDNYFGMGKEVENLIMENNELLATKNALNIVKDDLIVKVDELTGEVEIVREELNAMQQSRTKLRQRISELEDELKKAKEQVKQQNTEQEENDVPLAQRKRFTRVEMAMVLMERNQYKERLMELQEAVRLTEILRASRTVDNLDRKSKQSIWKYFSNLFTPSNRPTERVADGLGGGPMFRHTGGGSPAHSHGSPSRGGGGGDNRLALTSGQPPVHPASAGLANALIMPKDYGEEGSSERISARRREQYRQLRAHVQKEDGRLHAYGWSLPINKASQEANPNRHSGGVPVPVYCNPLAEASPHMKVFCAAGVNLHGGFTKNGQSLIPANSPYAPKSTLKIAEITSPTADQSMEALDRQMARVSLETLEPETQLSSFVWICTSTHAASTVSVVDANQSATVLDAFPICASHLLCIASVQGAMESDYALLEQSEVVKAGEMLQRPGEGAELLGKVEFVRVKPKSEDEQNSNAKQQQQEEEEAKEATEKSNEQLPAVSAEEPLGNVEAIKIRQALPGAPQRLSTDGNQTNNNNNSSSNLLFATKSLNPILETKDRDEPAMSSVGPTMWLGAQDGMLYVHSSVGRWHECLHQVLLPDAVLAIVHVEARVVVALANAQLAVFRRQTDGQWDLNSYHLVTLGDRNHSIRCLCVAGERIWAAHRNKIFIVDPVSLNIVHSLDAHPRKESQVRQMAATGAGVWVSIRLDSTLRLYNTHTFEHKQDVDIEPYVSKMLGTGKLGFSFVRITALMVSCNRLWIGTSNGVIISVPLAEVQPKSSSDPHGQMPLCCMANAQLSFHGHRDAVKFFVSVPMLQQPNMNGGLTFSNKRPDMLVMCGGEGYIDFRINDNDMENSIQLEPNQTIENRGDKSYLIVWHVSQR
- the LOC119552890 gene encoding JNK-interacting protein 3 isoform X5 codes for the protein MMDNDDALLNNGGPQSGAETVYGTEDNNMVMSEKNEQVVSIVQQLAGSIYQEFERMINRYDEDVVKNLMPLLVNVLECLDASYRINQEQDVEVELLREDNEQLVTQYEREKSARKQSEQKLLEAEDLAEQENKELATRLESVESIVRMLELKHKNSLEHASRLEEREADLKKEYNKLHERYTELFKNHVDYMERTKMLMGSTHSQMSTASDRMDVSRARLNPVARSSGPVSYGFASLENSVMLDTETICSVGSQSDDSGPPSLQNELDNLSGTVERGAATDALQQQHQATSPQSPDSSPVVPNVPTNVGRSTTKKEQRSDNNLYQELSFQDNEESEENEIVTGSWVHPGEYASSANDNYFGMGKEVENLIMENNELLATKNALNIVKDDLIVKVDELTGEVEIVREELNAMQQSRTKLRQRISELEDELKKAKEQVKQQNTEQEENDVPLAQRKRFTRVEMAMVLMERNQYKERLMELQEAVRLTEILRASRTVDNLDRKSKQSIWKYFSNLFTPSNRPTERVADGLGGGPMFRHTGGGSPAHSHGSPSRGGGGGDNRLALTSGQPPVHPASAGLANALIMPKDYGEEGSSERISARRREQYRQLRAHVQKEDGRLHAYGWSLPINKASQEANPNRHSGGVPVPVYCNPLAEASPHMKVFCAAGVNLHGGFTKNGQSLIPANSPYAPKSTLKIAEITSPTADQSMEALDRQMARVSLETLEPETQLSSFVWICTSTHAASTVSVVDANQSATVLDAFPICASHLLCIASVQGAMESDYALLEQSEVVKAGEMLQRPGEGAELLGKVEFVRVKPKSEDEQNSNAKQQQQEEEEAKEATEKSNEQLPAVSAEEPLGNVEAIKIRQALPGAPQRLSTDGNQTNNNNNSSSNLLFATKSLNPILETKDRDEPAMSSVGPTMWLGAQDGMLYVHSSVGRWHECLHQVLLPDAVLAIVHVEARVVVALANAQLAVFRRQTDGQWDLNSYHLVTLGDRNHSIRCLCVAGERIWAAHRNKIFIVDPVSLNIVHSLDAHPRKESQVRQMAATGAGVWVSIRLDSTLRLYNTHTFEHKQDVDIEPYVSKMLGTGKLGFSFVRITALMVSCNRLWIGTSNGVIISVPLAEVQPKSSSDPHGQMPLCCMANAQLSFHGHRDAVKFFVSVPMLQQPNMNGGLTFSNKRPDMLVMCGGEGYIDFRIRHDKFDASDNAAHLIVWKVDTR
- the LOC119552890 gene encoding JNK-interacting protein 3 isoform X6 translates to MMDNDDALLNNGGPQSGAETVYGTEDNNMVMSEKVQQLAGSIYQEFERMINRYDEDVVKNLMPLLVNVLECLDASYRINQEQDVEVELLREDNEQLVTQYEREKSARKQSEQKLLEAEDLAEQENKELATRLESVESIVRMLELKHKNSLEHASRLEEREADLKKEYNKLHERYTELFKNHVDYMERTKMLMGSTHSQMSTASDRMDVSRARLNPVARSSGPVSYGFASLENSVMLDTETICSVGSQSDDSGPPSLQNELDNLSGTVERGAATDALQQQHQATSPQSPDSSPVVPNVPTNVGRSTTKKEQRSDNNLYQELSFQDNEESEENEIVTGSWVHPGEYASSGMGKEVENLIMENNELLATKNALNIVKDDLIVKVDELTGEVEIVREELNAMQQSRTKLRQRISELEDELKKAKEQVKQQNTEQEENDVPLAQRKRFTRVEMAMVLMERNQYKERLMELQEAVRLTEILRASRTVDNLDRKSKQSIWKYFSNLFTPSNRPTERVADGLGGGPMFRHTGGGSPAHSHGSPSRGGGGGDNRLALTSGQPPVHPASAGLANALIMPKDYGEEGSSERISARRREQYRQLRAHVQKEDGRLHAYGWSLPINKASQEANPNRHSGGVPVPVYCNPLAEASPHMKVFCAAGVNLHGGFTKNGQSLIPANSPYAPKSTLKIAEITSPTADQSMEALDRQMARVSLETLEPETQLSSFVWICTSTHAASTVSVVDANQSATVLDAFPICASHLLCIASVQGAMESDYALLEQSEVVKAGEMLQRPGEGAELLGKVEFVRVKPKSEDEQNSNAKQQQQEEEEAKEATEKSNEQLPAVSAEEPLGNVEAIKIRQALPGAPQRLSTDGNQTNNNNNSSSNLLFATKSLNPILETKDRDEPAMSSVGPTMWLGAQDGMLYVHSSVGRWHECLHQVLLPDAVLAIVHVEARVVVALANAQLAVFRRQTDGQWDLNSYHLVTLGDRNHSIRCLCVAGERIWAAHRNKIFIVDPVSLNIVHSLDAHPRKESQVRQMAATGAGVWVSIRLDSTLRLYNTHTFEHKQDVDIEPYVSKMLGTGKLGFSFVRITALMVSCNRLWIGTSNGVIISVPLAEVQPKSSSDPHGQMPLCCMANAQLSFHGHRDAVKFFVSVPMLQQPNMNGGLTFSNKRPDMLVMCGGEGYIDFRINDNDMENSIQLEPNQTIENRGDKSYLIVWHVSQR
- the LOC119552890 gene encoding JNK-interacting protein 3 isoform X4 — encoded protein: MMDNDDALLNNGGPQSGAETVYGTEDNNMVMSEKVQQLAGSIYQEFERMINRYDEDVVKNLMPLLVNVLECLDASYRINQEQDVEVELLREDNEQLVTQYEREKSARKQSEQKLLEAEDLAEQENKELATRLESVESIVRMLELKHKNSLEHASRLEEREADLKKEYNKLHERYTELFKNHVDYMERTKMLMGSTHSQMSTASDRMDVSRARLNPVARSSGPVSYGFASLENSVMLDTETICSVGSQSDDSGPPSLQNELDNLSGTVERGAATDALQQQHQATSPQSPDSSPVVPNVPTNVGRSTTKKEQRSDNNLYQELSFQDNEESEENEIVTGSWVHPGEYASSANDNYFGMGKEVENLIMENNELLATKNALNIVKDDLIVKVDELTGEVEIVREELNAMQQSRTKLRQRISELEDELKKAKEQVKQQNTEQEENDVPLAQRKRFTRVEMAMVLMERNQYKERLMELQEAVRLTEILRASRTVDNLDRKSKQSIWKYFSNLFTPSNRPTERVADGLGGGPMFRHTGGGSPAHSHGSPSRGGGGGDNRLALTSGQPPVHPASAGLANALIMPKDYGEEGSSERISARRREQYRQLRAHVQKEDGRLHAYGWSLPINKASQEANPNRHSGGVPVPVYCNPLAEASPHMKVFCAAGVNLHGGFTKNGQSLIPANSPYAPKSTLKIAEITSPTADQSMEALDRQMARVSLETLEPETQLSSFVWICTSTHAASTVSVVDANQSATVLDAFPICASHLLCIASVQGAMESDYALLEQSEVVKAGEMLQRPGEGAELLGKVEFVRVKPKSEDEQNSNAKQQQQEEEEAKEATEKSNEQLPAVSAEEPLGNVEAIKIRQALPGAPQRLSTDGNQTNNNNNSSSNLLFATKSLNPILETKDRDEPAMSSVGPTMWLGAQDGMLYVHSSVGRWHECLHQVLLPDAVLAIVHVEARVVVALANAQLAVFRRQTDGQWDLNSYHLVTLGDRNHSIRCLCVAGERIWAAHRNKIFIVDPVSLNIVHSLDAHPRKESQVRQMAATGAGVWVSIRLDSTLRLYNTHTFEHKQDVDIEPYVSKMLGTGKLGFSFVRITALMVSCNRLWIGTSNGVIISVPLAEVQPKSSSDPHGQMPLCCMANAQLSFHGHRDAVKFFVSVPMLQQPNMNGGLTFSNKRPDMLVMCGGEGYIDFRINDNDMENSIQLEPNQTIENRGDKSYLIVWHVSQR